From Fusobacterium varium:
AATGTAACAGCAACTGGAGATAAGACTACAGGGGTATTTATAGATGGTGCTTCTGAAATAACAGGAACTGTAACAGCAAGAGGAAATGCAGTAGGAGTATATGGAAGCGGAGGGGCTGTAACTGTAGGTGCAGCTGGACTTACTCTTAATACTGACACAGCAAGAGGAACAGGAATGTATCTGACAGATGGAGCTTCAGCAACTGGAGGAATAATAACTGTAAATAATACAGCAGCAGGAACTAAAAATATAGGAGTATATTACAGCAAAGGAACTGCATCAGGTACTGTAACAAATAGCTCAGATATTTCTCTGGCTGGAAGTGAAAGCATTGGAATATATGCAGCAGATGGAATAAATTTAGTAAATAATTCTAATATTACATCAACAGCAGGAAAATCAGAGAATATTGGTTCATATGTAGGAGGAGGTTCCCAGTTAACTTCAGCAGGAACTATCACAATGAATGACAGTGACAGCATAGGAATGTATACAGAAGAAGGTAAGGGAATCAATTCAGGAAATATTTTAATGAATGGAGCATCAAGCGCACCAAATAAATCAGTTGTAGGTATGGTGGCTGAAGCTCAAGCTGGAAAAACTGCAGCAGTAGAAAATAGTGGAACAATATCAGCAGGGGCTAATCTTGGAATGTATATAGGAGGATTAGGTACAAGCTCAGGTAAAAATGCAGGAACAATAACAACGACTACAGGAACTGGAGTATATGTAGATGGTGCAGCAAATACTTTTGATGGAACAGGTGGAACTATCAATTCAAATAAGGTTGGAATATACCTTAAAAATACTGGAGCAAATAAAATAACAACAGGAACTTTAAATATAGCTTCAGGAGGAGTTGGAGTATTTGGAGAAAATGCTAATATAGATTTCACAGTTGATACATCAAATTCTGCAGAAGCAGTGGGAGTTGCAGCTAAAGGTACTTCAGTAATATCTGGAAATATAACAACAGGACAGGATTCAGTTGGAGTATATGTTCTTGATAATAATGTATCATTTAATGGGGCAAATATAACAACAGGTTCAAGATCAGGAGCTCCATTAAAGTCTTCAATAGGAATACTTTTAAATAAAGCATTAGGTGCATATACAATGAGCAATGTTACAGTAAATGCACAAAACGGAGTGGGAATCTATTTAGATGGAACTGCACCAGGAACACATTTGACACACAATGGAACTGTAAATACAGTTGGAGGAATAGGTATCTATGTAGATAATGGAACTACTCTTACAACTGGAACAACAGTTCTTAATATAAATGGTGGAACAGGGGTATATATAAAAGGAGGAACAGCCAACTTAGGAACTGGAGGAAACCTTACATTCAACTTCCTTGCAGGTGGTGGAATAGGAGTATTCAATAATGGCGGTACAATGAATCTTGGAGCAAATATAACTGTAACAGGATCAGGTTCACTTGCAGCAACAACAAATGGAAGTTTGAGCTCTTCTGGAAATCTAAATATAGGAGAAGGCGGAACAGGGCTTATGGGTCTGTATGATGCTGGACTTACTGCAGCACACAGCGTAAATAACTCTGGAACAATAACAGCTGTATCAGGAGGAATAGGATTAGCAGCAGTAAAAGGAACAACTAATCCTGCATTCTCAGTGACAGTAAATAATACAGGAATAATTAATGCATCTGGAGTATCAACTACTGATACACCATCAATAGGAATCTATACAAATGCAGCTGATACGGTAAATACTGGAAACATTAATGTAGGAAATAAAGGAATAGGAATATATTCTGCTCACAGTGGAATACTTACTTCTGTACAAAATAATAATATGACTATGACGGGAACAGATGGAATAGGAGTATATATTAAAGGTGCAACTAATGGACTTACTGCAAATAATATAACTTCAACAGGTTCAAGAAATACTGGAGTAGTTCTTGAAGGAACAGCAGGAAATATAAATGTAGGAGCAATTACTCTAGGAAATGAAAGTGTAGGAACATTTGTGACAGGAGCAGCAGCTTCAACAATAGATGGAACAATAACAGTAGGAAATGGAAGCACATCTAAGAGTGCAATAGGAATAGTAGCTCAAAATGGAGCTAATACGACTCTTGCAGGAACAGCTGCAGTTACAACAGGTGCTAAAGGAATAGGAGTATATGCTGAGGGAGCAGGAACAACAGTAACAGTTGGCAATACAGCTAATATTACAGTAGGAGCAGAAGGAATATATATGTATTCTAAAGATGCTGCATTATATTTCAGTGGAAATATTACAGCTGATAATCAAATAGGAATAGTAGCAGATGGTGGAAGTATCAATGTTGTAGGAGCATCAGCTATAACAGTTCAAAATGGTGGAATAGGAGCATATGTAAAAAATGCAGCGCCAGCATTTGGAGCAACTGCAATAAATGTACAGGCAGGAACATCATCTAAATATTCTATGGGAGTTTACTATGATGGAGTGGCAGCACTTGGGGCAGCACCAGTAGTAACTCAAACAGGAAGCTATACAATAGGAATGGTACTTAATAACTCAACAGGAACTACAGCAGGAGGAATTTCTTTAGGAAGTGCTGCTGATAATAACCAAGTGGGAGTAATGGCAAAAGGAAATTCTAATCTTACTATAGCTGGAAACATCTCAGTAGATGGTGATAAAAATATTGGTGTATATGGAGAGAGCAGTCAGATTACAGCAAATGGTAATCTTTCAGTTGGAAATTCTTCAGCATCAGGAAATAAATCAACTTCATCAATAGGAGTTTCTTTAAATGGCAGAACATATACAGGAGCTGGAGATATTTCAGTAGGTGATTACAGTATAGGAGTATTTGGAAAGGGAATGACAGCTGGAAGTACAATTACTCAGGGAACAGGGGCTCAAACAATGACTGTTGGAAAAGATGGTCTTGGAATCTATGGAGCAGGAACTGGAGGAACTATATCTGCTGCTATGTCAAGTATTACAGTAGGAACAGACAATGCAATAGGAGTATATGCGAAAGGAATGGACTCAATAGTAACAGGAAATATGAATATCGGCGCAAATACAAGTATAGGTATTGTAAGTGAAGGTAATGGAGATGTAACATATACAGGAGCCATGGCAGTAGCAAATAAGGCTTCAACAGCATCAGTAGGAATCTATAAGGCAAATGGAGCAGGAACAATTTCAACATCAGCAGGGAACTGGTCTGTGGGAAACAGTGGATATGGAATATTCCTGAATCAAAATGCAGGACAGTCAGCTGCAATAAATAACAATGCTGATATGAATCTTGGAATGTCAGCAGTAGGAATCTACTCAAATGGAAATAACACAGTGGCAAATTCAGGAAATATAACTGTAGGAAGTACAAATGTAAATGGAGATCATAATGATACAACAAAACATGAAAACTCAATAGGAATGTATTTGTCAGGAGGAACTGCAGCAACAAATTCTGGAATGATAACAGTAAATCATGATCACTCAGTAGGAGTATATGGAGCAGGAGCTGGAACAAGATTTACAAATACTGGAACAATGAATATAGATAATGGAGGAGTAGGAGTTCTGGTAAGAGATGGAGCTGTAGCAATAAATGAAGCTGGAGGTAATATTAATTTAGGTGGAACACTGGCATCTAGCGGAGGAAAAACAGTAGGAATGGCAGCTTATACAGGAGCTACAATAGAAAACAGAGGAACAATAACTGTTAATGAAGGTATAGGTATGCTGGTAGGAAACCAGGCAAATTTAATTAACAGAGGAACAATACATGTAAATAATGGAACTGGTATTGAAGGAACAGGAAATATAACAAATACAGGAAATATAGTAGTAACAGGAAGTGGGAAAAAAGAGGAAACAAGCGGACTTACAGCAGCAAGAGTGGGAGCAGTAATAATACAGCCAGATGGAACAATAAAGATAAATGATAAGTATACAGCAATAGGAGGAACACTATCAACAGCAGGAAATATAGTTGTTAATGGAGCCTATGTAGATGCAACAACAAAAACACCGCTGTTTAATGCACATAGTGTAAGTGGAGATGTAAGAATACTGCCTAATTTTGCGTTGACAGGAAATGGTATTTCATATAAGATAAAAGGATTTGTAAATACCGCTGCCAGCACAATAACAGGAACAAAACTTACTCCAGTGACATCCCCGTTATTTATAGCAAAAGTAACAAATAAAGGAGATCTTGTAATAGCTAAGAGACCATATGCTGACCTGACTATAGGAAAGCAGTTTGATGCAATGGATAAAGGGCTTGACAATATTTTAAAAAATAGTGGAGGAAAAGGCAGAGATGCAGATATACTGAAAGGCTTAAACCACTATTTAGAAGGAACAGCAAAAAATAAATTTACAGGAGAAGCTTCAAAAAAACTAGCAGAATTCAGAGGAGATATCTATGCAACTATTCAAGGAAGAATGCAGGATATCAACAGAGCATTTGATAACTCTTTCTATGAACTGGAAACATCATACAATCTGACTAAAGACAGCAGTAAATACAGTGTTATCTATACTGATGGAAACTATAGAGATTCTACTTTAGGAATAGATGATTATGATTACAAAGTAATGGGACTTCTGTATATGAAAGAAAAAGAAGGAATAGAATACGGAAGTAAATATGGATATACATTAGGATTTGCCGGATCTAAGTTTGACTTTGATGATGGTGGATCAAAAGAGGATGTATACTCATTAAGAGCAGGAGTACACAGAGTTAAAAATCTAAGTGATGAGCATAAAGTATCATGGCTGTCAAGAATAGAACTAGGATACAACAGACATATCGCTAAGAGAAAACTAAATCTTCATAAAACTTATGAAAATAAAGGAGAGTATAATACTTACTCTGTAGCATTTGACAACAGACTTACTAAAGTTATCTATACAGACCTTTCCAGACAACTGGATGTATATGCTGATTTAGACTTAGAATATGGAAAAGTGGATGATTTTAAAGAAAGCGCTGGAAGCAAAGGTGGACTTGAAGTACAAATTAAAGATAATGACTACTTCAGCGCACAGGCAGGAGCAGGAGTGAAAGCATCACAAAGAATCTATGCAGGAAATGATGTATCAGTAAAGGTAACAGCAGATGTAAAATATGCATATGAACTTGGAGATAACTATGATGGAAACAAAGCAAGACTAAAAAATGGAGGAGAAGGATATTACAGTTTAATCACTCCAGAAGAAAAAGAAGGAAAACTTACAGGAAAAATTGGACTTACAGTGGAGAAAGCCAACCATATGGGAGTAACATTTGAAGTAGAGGCAGCAGATGAAGGAAATAGAAAAGATTCATCAATTAAATATGGTGTAAGATTCAATTATAAATTTTAAATTGAATAAACTGTCCCTTATATAGGGACAGTTTATTATCTAAAGGTGAAAAATATGAGTACAAAAATAGAAAAAAGAGGAAGACCTTTAGGAAGCGGAAACAAAGTTAAGACTATATTAGGAATAAGAGTCAGTTGTGAAGAATACGATATAATAGAAAAAGGCCTTGCTAAATTAAAGCCTAAATTTAAAACTAATAAAAAAATAATTATATATCTTTTTGAAAAGTATAATAAATTTCACATAGGAGATAAAGCAGGATTAGATGAATTGCTTCTTAAATTAATAAGTAAAGAATTGAATAAAGACATTTACAGCAAAGAGGAGAAAAAACAATTAAAAGAATTTTATAAAAAAATTCAAAGTAAGGGATTAAAAAATATTTTTAATATTTGAAATATTGAAACAAGGAGAGAATATGCAGATAAAATTAACAAAAGAAGAATTGAAAAAATTAAATGGGAATAAAGATGGGATAGCTCAACTTTTAGTGAGGAAAGCTATACTTACTGAAATGGAGAATAAAGAATATACAGAAGAAGAGAAGAAATATCTAGAGGAAATGAGGCTTAATATGGAGATAGAATATTATCTTAATTCAATAGCCCAGAAAACAGTTCAAATATATGATTATGAGCTTTTGGAAGTATATAAAAACAATGCCGAATTCTTAAAAGATAAAAATACAATGGATATATATCCTCAGCTTCAGCAAGCTTTATTTAATCAGAAGCTTGGAGAGGAAAAAGTAAAAGTAATAAATGGAATAGTTGAAAAATATAAAATAAATGATTTGTTGAAAGAATATACGCCTATATCAACAGAAGAAGTAAAAAAAGAAGAAAATAAATAGGAGGGAAGTTATGAAAAAAATTCTGATAGGATGTATGTTAGTAATATCAACTGTGTCATATTCTGCAATAGAAGCAGCATCAACATTTGAACAGCTTGAACTTACTTTTCAGCAGTTGGAAGCAGAAGAAGCAGCTATGTATAATCAAAGAAAAACTGAAGCAGAAGAAGCTGAAAAAGCATTGATATCATTAAGAGCAAAATACCAGAAAATTTTAGAAACAGAAAAATATATAATTGAAGTAGAGCAATATAGATATTATCAAGAGGATTATAAAGAACTTTTAAAGAAATGCAGGACTATGAAAGGGGAATTAGAAGCAGAAATTGTTGCTAAAGAAGAAATAATAGATATTTACAAAGCAATTATGTAGGGAAAATATATGAAAATAAAAAAAAGTAAAAGTAATGAACTGCAGAAATATCGTTTGTATGGTTGCTGGTTTACAAAAGAAGAATATATTTTTATCAAAAATAAACTAAAAGAATTACGAGAAATTAATGGAGAAAAAAGAAATAATACAGAAATATTAATAGAACTTTTTAAGCTTGCATTAGAAGATGAAAATGATATGAAAGGATAGAGCTTATGAAAGAAGTAGATTTTATAAAAGAATTGAAAGAAAAAAGGGATTTAAAAAATATAAAAACAGCAAAAGAGAAAGTAGAAGTTTTTTGGGAATCAATAATTGATGTTTTAAAAAAAGATGGGAAACTTGAACTTAAAGGCTGGGGAAAATTTGAAGTGAAAGAAACAAATGAAAGAATATTTAATAATCCAAGAACAAAAAAGACAGGGAAAATACCAGCACAAAAAAAGATAGTATTCAAGCAGGGAAAAAATCTAAAGGAAAATTTTAACATGTAAAAAAATAATATGTCTATTTACTAATAATGGTAGAAAATACTTTTAAAAGAAAAAAATGATTTCTTATCCAAAAATAAGGAGGTAAAAATGGAAAGAATATTAATAGGATGTATTTTACTACTAATTGGGTGTATCTTGGCAATGACAATTACATCATAAAATAATATCAATATGTTCAAAGGAGAAATAAAAATTGTGATTATTATTAAACATATTTGTTATTTGAAAATTGAAAATATATTATGAATACAATATTAAATATATCTTTACTAAATTTCTGAAAAATGTTATCCTTGAAATAAAAACAAAGTTTGAAAATAATATATTTAGTTTTTAATTAAATTTATTATTCTTTTTTCAATTTTAAAATAAAAATCAAGAAGAAGTTATGAAAATTTTTTCTTGATTTTTTTATAAAAATAAAGACTTTTATTTATTTCTAAAAATTAAAAAAAGAGAATGATAATTAGGATAAAACTTATATTATTAAAAATAATATTAAGGAGATAAAATGAATAAAAAAATATTATTATGTATTGGGGTTATAAGTATTTTTTTAGTTTTAATATTAAAATATGATTCTAGAAATGAAAATAATTTTGTTTATATTATTCCTCAAATAAAGTATACTGAAGTTTTAGATAGAAATATTGGAGAATATTCAATTTTTACTTTAAATGGAACTCATTTAGATTTTAAAACAAAAAATTTTATAAGTGGTAAACTATTTTTTAATGTTCCTAATGGTGAATATTTACTGAAAATTGATTATGATAATAAAGTTAAATATGTTCCTTTTGTAAAAAATGATACATGGAAAAAAATAATAATACATCTTCAAGGAGATATATTTTCACGAAATCAAAAAATTGTTCTTAATGCAGTGACTTTAGCACTTATTATTTTGAATTTTAATGTTTATATAAAAATAAAAGATCACATAAAAAAGGATAAAGTCCTTAACATCTCTTTTTTTCTTTTAATGGCAAAGTTATTTTTTTCTATTAAAGGTGATATTCAAAATAATTTTATGGTAATTACAGATTTTTCAATTTCATTTATTTTAGGATGTATTCTTATATTATATGTTTTAAATCATATGTTAGATAAAAAATTTAAAAAAATGAGAATTTTTGTTTATATATTGCTTACTTTAACTTTATTTCATTATGTAATAATTTGTGTAAATCTGATTTTTCCAAAAGTTTATGCACATTTATCTCATCATCATGAAATGATTTTAATCTTTTTACAAGGACTTTACAAATTTATTAATTTAAGAAGAATAATTTTGATCATACTGTTATTTAATTTAATTATAAATAAAAAATTTGCTGAATTTGCTAATAAATTTTATTGGATTGCAATTATTGCTGTATATTTTTTCTTAGAATTTTTTTATTTATTATTTCCAAAAGCTATAAATTTATATTATTTTATAAGATTAATTGAATATATGTGTATTTACTGGGGAATTTGCTTTGTTAATTTAAGGATTTACAATCAGAATATAAATAGGGTAGTACGATATATATTGGGATTTACCATTTCATATATTGTTCTTTTCTATTTCAAGACTCTGAAAGAACCTTTTTTAATTTTATTTACTATTTTTATATTAGATTTTTATACTGAAGCATTAAAGAAAATTATGGTATTTAAAGATAAAAATATTGAGAAAGCATATAATAAATTATGTCTAGCTCAAAATGAACTTGAGTTTAAGGAGGAATTGAAAAAAGAAATTCAGAAAAATATTAATATAAAATCTGTTAATATAAAATTATTTTTTAATAATGAGGCAATTAAAGAATATATATACGAACTTGACTTCCCAGAAGATGATTTATATATAGAAAAAGATAATATAAAAGATGAAAAGTATTCCTTTGGAATAAGATTAGCTTTTAATAAAAATCCCTGTGTTGGAATTATATTTATTGAGGAAGGTTCAACATCACTAAATGTAGAGGAAATAAGATATTTATTTAAATTAGCCGAAAATATTTCAAGTATAGCAAGCAATATTAGACTCAACTCTATTTATAAGGAGATAAGTTTTTATGATTAAGATAGGAACGGACATTCAGGAGAATTTGCTTATTCTTTTAAGAGAAGTTTTAGATTATGAGTTTGTAGAATATAATGGAAGTGATGCAGATTTTCAAATTTTTATAATAGATATTACTTCTAAGGAAGCAGATTTAAAAATAAGGGATATTTTTTTAAGAGGAATTCCAATTATTGTTGTTTTGGGAAAAAATGATATTCAAAAAATGCGGACTTTATTTTTAAATAAACAGGTTACAGACTGTATTTTAAGGCAGGATATCTATGAAATTGAAAAAAGTATAGAAAAACTAAAAAATACTCAAACTGAATATACCCAATTTTATTTGAGTGATATTTATCAGAAAGGAATTCTTGAATTTTCTGAAGTAACTTATATAAATTACTGCAGAGTATCCAGAAGAGTACAATTCAATATTTTAAATAAAGAGATTTTTACATTAAAAATTAATTTTTCTACTGTTGAAACTAGTTTAATTGAATTTGCTAATTTCTATAAAGTTGAGCGAGGAACTATAGTAAATATTAATTTAATAAAATATCTTGATTACAAAGAAGAAAAAATATTATTTAAAGATCTATCAGAATTGTATATAAGCAAGATAAAGCTGAAAGAGATAGAGGAAAATACATCCATAACCAAAAATAAATTATATTTAAAAAATACACAATAAAAGCTAACTCTAAATATTTTAATAACAATATCATATGATAAAAAATGAAATGAAATTTTTTCATCTGTTTTATTTTTTATTTGGATAAAAATAAATATTATTTATGATAGTTAAAAAGTAATATTATTTTTTAATTATGAGTAAAAAAGTACGGAAAATAGATGGAAAACAACATATAAAATAAAAAAAATTTTTTAATCGAAAAAATTAATATTAGAGATAATTATAATGGAAAATAAAAACATACAAAATTTAATTTAATTGACTTTAAAAGTTATTAATATATAATTTTAATTAGACAATCAAATTAAATATAAAAATCAAAGGAGGATAGATTTATGAGAAAAAGATTAATAGTCATTTTAGGATTAGTTTTTTTTAATTTTATTTATGCATGTGAGTATGATGAAGAAGTAAATAATCTTTTAAAAAATGAAGTTGTAGTAATAGAAGACAGAGAAATATTAATAGATTTAAAAGATTGGGACAAGCTTTCTGAGATAGAAAAGAAAGAATTACTAGGAATGATGAATAGATATACAAGAAAACATACTAAAAAATCAGCATATAAAATAGTTGAAAAGGAAAGCAGAACTAAATTAGCTGAAATAGGTGTTACAGATGTAGTATTATATGAATATGTTTTACCAGAAGATAAATCACAGGAAAAGGAATAAATTTAAAGTTTAAAAGTTTATTGGAGAGAGAACTTAAAAAAATTAATTAAATAATTAATAATCATAAATATTTAGATTTTTCACTAATGGTGATATAATTTAAATAAAAAGGAGTATCTCATATGGAAAGAGTAGTAAAAAATAAACTCGAACAAAGACTGATAAATTCTATGGTAAAAGTTCACAGCCTCTTAAGAGAAAGTTTTATGACAAGAAAAAAAGCTTCTTTTAAAGTAGAAGTTCCAGAATTTAAATATTCTGAACTGACGCATCATGATGAACTTAAATTGGCTTTAGAATGTCTTAAATGGAATTATAGAGAACTCCTCAGATATTTAAAGAGTGAAAATTACTCTCCTTTATTAAAAGTAGTATTTTTATATGATTGTGAAAATTCTGTTCCAGTACCTTTAAATATAACCATAGAGAAATTTTTAGAAAGCGATTTATTTGTAGGTAAAGAAATATTGAATATAAAGAAAGTATGAAAAGAGAAAATTAAATTGAAGTGAACCCAAAAAGTTGGACAATATGTCTAATGAAAAGGGTTCATTTTTTATGAATAAATATACTTTAGAATTTAAATTAGAAGTAATTAAAAATATTTTGAATTAATAAAAATATAAAAAGTTTGTATAAAAACTAAAAAGGAAATTAATTTTAAAGCAGTATAGATTTAAATATAAGATATTTTATTAAA
This genomic window contains:
- a CDS encoding putative DNA-binding protein gives rise to the protein MKEVDFIKELKEKRDLKNIKTAKEKVEVFWESIIDVLKKDGKLELKGWGKFEVKETNERIFNNPRTKKTGKIPAQKKIVFKQGKNLKENFNM
- a CDS encoding putative adhesion protein FadA, whose translation is MKKILIGCMLVISTVSYSAIEAASTFEQLELTFQQLEAEEAAMYNQRKTEAEEAEKALISLRAKYQKILETEKYIIEVEQYRYYQEDYKELLKKCRTMKGELEAEIVAKEEIIDIYKAIM
- a CDS encoding autotransporter, with the translated sequence MKKSDIEKSLKRFLKRKIGYSLSLLIAFLITGEISLSAGITAEEIQETKSDLLIKIQTEREEIKRKIAENEKLIKEYNSNFVELLRKGNFYSKPTFKSTQLFFTYQYLDNGKMKNRTNKEFSETINAVNKYYKTGKNSGTDKILEGNGFAVDDTVFRETIEVGANIKLIQPDLPIVNPNISVTASAPEVNLGVLPKTINPAIASVPTVTAPVIAAPVPPGGVSVTVSTPSAVEKITVTAPVIAAPTAPTEKNVKISNPTLPEGYDPTIIKLPAAPSLPVVVPVNVSSPSIAGSGANPTTAYYWWNGNKGAISQISLVSGTYIVNGSSNNYNINVTNYNAEAFNGITPQGSKPTENKIYNVSQQFFHTLLNVPYSYYGENTKIVFNSNNAMLINLETEGTVNGNLNDRLTENLITSDTYNRLRQYQTYTGIKGADSTELLFTNKGKVEINGNKSAYLFTTTHSNGRLRTNYLDNEGTITVNGNNSVVYMHSPDTTEKTAYIYSNGPTGKIYVDGVGASLMQWVYHNLAHNKAAFVNDGTVEIRGAEAIALYMSDDVNNATFNNEHAAYIKKPIELLGDKSVGLVAQNTNITNEKNIVKFNIGNKKQTIAKGNSVNNIFTGRTNDPNLVEQAIGILMDNSSTTKTAAQIEIGEYSYGGIGIFGKNGTIEILKPYGAPAENSSIKISGGEGNIGIIAQGGDVKFDGDISIESGKNNQIAIAQNGKTITINGNVTAGDNTKKIENSVALYAKDSGTVINIAKDKLNLNLSGNSTGIFATSQGSITADRTSLTLSQPDGNGNIPEPTTPANIYIEGKIQADGSTSGLGIYASDGGKISVKNTYVKVKDGTVGAVATGANSNIDLSGGIVDYSGDGYAVYTSNGGTVNLSNGEIILRGKATALELDLSTPSSNPITLTGAKIVVMSNDAVGVNLKNIGTLNIGTLKTDIENKLGGVNIVAGTDGTQVFDKYKIAAVDGGILNINANMDKSDTSTTSPGFFYYRRFLGQRLNLNVLNGIKVKSEINSSDAAAYFKGQVVGLEMSSSKAAASASDAQINLAAGSKVIADRTDAGAGAIGLYMNFGKIDIAATAGVEVEKGANTVNDKAVGVYAVNGSTVSNAGNIEVKGNQAIGILGMAYREQPAGTPVVNEFGTGGIFADQGKINITNSGYVALGGTGTIGIYAYNNNAAGTRADAKVTNNAAGIVDVGNSTAANAAIGIYGEKTTISNLGIISVGSNGIAIYAKNNSEVTNLGTLNLGADGIGVMLDSTSDLTAPNVSVTSNGTGTSGKTVIFYKGTGAGHKIINTAIDASALNKGTAVYAEDMSITSQGALNIGASGIGIFVKGTGVNLGYNEGNIILGAGKTGAVGMYTKTANIVNKTTGVINVNDSSQIGMYAEGTDNQAINRGTINLNVDGATGIYLKSGAYTELDSTSNIVFGGKSSIGVFAEKARVEFGDNMTLSNTNENKNIFVYGKDSKVEIAAGKTVTVDGVTAAVTPGNKAVGIYLENAGTGSRFVSNTTGKLDVVNEAVGLYSKGNNNLNVNVTATGDKTTGVFIDGASEITGTVTARGNAVGVYGSGGAVTVGAAGLTLNTDTARGTGMYLTDGASATGGIITVNNTAAGTKNIGVYYSKGTASGTVTNSSDISLAGSESIGIYAADGINLVNNSNITSTAGKSENIGSYVGGGSQLTSAGTITMNDSDSIGMYTEEGKGINSGNILMNGASSAPNKSVVGMVAEAQAGKTAAVENSGTISAGANLGMYIGGLGTSSGKNAGTITTTTGTGVYVDGAANTFDGTGGTINSNKVGIYLKNTGANKITTGTLNIASGGVGVFGENANIDFTVDTSNSAEAVGVAAKGTSVISGNITTGQDSVGVYVLDNNVSFNGANITTGSRSGAPLKSSIGILLNKALGAYTMSNVTVNAQNGVGIYLDGTAPGTHLTHNGTVNTVGGIGIYVDNGTTLTTGTTVLNINGGTGVYIKGGTANLGTGGNLTFNFLAGGGIGVFNNGGTMNLGANITVTGSGSLAATTNGSLSSSGNLNIGEGGTGLMGLYDAGLTAAHSVNNSGTITAVSGGIGLAAVKGTTNPAFSVTVNNTGIINASGVSTTDTPSIGIYTNAADTVNTGNINVGNKGIGIYSAHSGILTSVQNNNMTMTGTDGIGVYIKGATNGLTANNITSTGSRNTGVVLEGTAGNINVGAITLGNESVGTFVTGAAASTIDGTITVGNGSTSKSAIGIVAQNGANTTLAGTAAVTTGAKGIGVYAEGAGTTVTVGNTANITVGAEGIYMYSKDAALYFSGNITADNQIGIVADGGSINVVGASAITVQNGGIGAYVKNAAPAFGATAINVQAGTSSKYSMGVYYDGVAALGAAPVVTQTGSYTIGMVLNNSTGTTAGGISLGSAADNNQVGVMAKGNSNLTIAGNISVDGDKNIGVYGESSQITANGNLSVGNSSASGNKSTSSIGVSLNGRTYTGAGDISVGDYSIGVFGKGMTAGSTITQGTGAQTMTVGKDGLGIYGAGTGGTISAAMSSITVGTDNAIGVYAKGMDSIVTGNMNIGANTSIGIVSEGNGDVTYTGAMAVANKASTASVGIYKANGAGTISTSAGNWSVGNSGYGIFLNQNAGQSAAINNNADMNLGMSAVGIYSNGNNTVANSGNITVGSTNVNGDHNDTTKHENSIGMYLSGGTAATNSGMITVNHDHSVGVYGAGAGTRFTNTGTMNIDNGGVGVLVRDGAVAINEAGGNINLGGTLASSGGKTVGMAAYTGATIENRGTITVNEGIGMLVGNQANLINRGTIHVNNGTGIEGTGNITNTGNIVVTGSGKKEETSGLTAARVGAVIIQPDGTIKINDKYTAIGGTLSTAGNIVVNGAYVDATTKTPLFNAHSVSGDVRILPNFALTGNGISYKIKGFVNTAASTITGTKLTPVTSPLFIAKVTNKGDLVIAKRPYADLTIGKQFDAMDKGLDNILKNSGGKGRDADILKGLNHYLEGTAKNKFTGEASKKLAEFRGDIYATIQGRMQDINRAFDNSFYELETSYNLTKDSSKYSVIYTDGNYRDSTLGIDDYDYKVMGLLYMKEKEGIEYGSKYGYTLGFAGSKFDFDDGGSKEDVYSLRAGVHRVKNLSDEHKVSWLSRIELGYNRHIAKRKLNLHKTYENKGEYNTYSVAFDNRLTKVIYTDLSRQLDVYADLDLEYGKVDDFKESAGSKGGLEVQIKDNDYFSAQAGAGVKASQRIYAGNDVSVKVTADVKYAYELGDNYDGNKARLKNGGEGYYSLITPEEKEGKLTGKIGLTVEKANHMGVTFEVEAADEGNRKDSSIKYGVRFNYKF